A region of bacterium DNA encodes the following proteins:
- a CDS encoding chemotaxis protein CheB: MSEDRPFQIIALAASAGGLNALSRILGALPATLPTPLVVVHHLDPRHRSLIAEILSRRTKLQVQEAKEGDHLRAHTVFVAPPDYHLLVNPDGTLSLSHSELVHFLRPSADLLFESVAASFKTRAIAVILSGTGTDGSMGLRAIKKMGGTVIAQDEATSEFSGMPSAAIKTKLVDFVLPLDQIADALVTLVGGVPE, encoded by the coding sequence TTGAGCGAGGACCGGCCCTTCCAGATTATTGCCCTGGCCGCCTCGGCGGGCGGCCTGAATGCGCTCAGCCGTATCCTGGGCGCGCTGCCGGCGACTCTTCCGACGCCTCTCGTGGTCGTCCACCACCTCGACCCGCGGCACCGCAGCCTCATCGCCGAAATCCTGAGCCGGCGGACGAAGCTCCAGGTGCAGGAAGCGAAGGAGGGCGACCACCTTCGCGCGCATACGGTCTTCGTCGCGCCGCCGGACTACCATCTGCTCGTCAACCCCGACGGCACGCTGTCGCTGTCCCACTCCGAGCTCGTCCACTTCCTCCGGCCCTCCGCGGACCTGCTCTTTGAGTCGGTGGCCGCGAGCTTCAAGACGCGCGCGATCGCGGTCATCCTGTCGGGAACCGGCACGGACGGCTCGATGGGCCTGCGCGCGATCAAGAAGATGGGGGGGACGGTCATCGCGCAGGATGAGGCGACGTCGGAGTTTTCCGGCATGCCGTCGGCCGCGATCAAGACGAAGTTGGTCGATTTCGTCCTGCCCCTCGATCAGATCGCCGACGCGCTTGTGACGCTGGTCGGGGGCGTCCCCGAATGA
- a CDS encoding polysaccharide deacetylase family protein: MTVHRPHLILLAAALALALAPTPAMPAGSGSAGWRVPILMYHMVDTDVSARDLITLHLTVMAPAFEAQLKLLRSAGYRPLSLDDVWAGLNGRTPPARGAVLTFDDGYEDNYTIAFPLLRKYGWTGTFFVVTSTIGTRGHMTKAQLDEMSRAGMAIESHGQHHIDFSQLPLGAARTELSQSRQIIAGWSGKPVEFFAYPAGRFTPALGRLLGDLGYHAAVTEVPGFATSASRPFALERVRVDHDDSPAAFARKLNIPLP, translated from the coding sequence ATGACCGTCCATCGCCCGCACCTCATCCTGCTCGCGGCGGCGCTCGCCCTCGCGCTTGCGCCCACGCCGGCCATGCCCGCGGGATCCGGATCCGCGGGCTGGCGCGTTCCCATCCTGATGTATCACATGGTCGACACGGACGTGTCCGCGCGCGACCTGATCACACTGCACCTCACGGTGATGGCGCCCGCGTTCGAGGCGCAGCTCAAGCTGCTGCGGAGCGCGGGGTACCGGCCGCTCAGCCTCGACGACGTGTGGGCCGGCCTCAACGGCCGCACGCCGCCCGCGCGGGGGGCCGTCCTGACGTTTGACGACGGCTACGAGGACAACTACACGATTGCATTCCCTCTGCTGAGGAAATACGGCTGGACCGGCACATTCTTCGTGGTCACCTCGACGATCGGCACGCGCGGGCACATGACCAAGGCGCAGCTCGACGAGATGTCGCGGGCCGGCATGGCGATCGAATCCCACGGACAGCATCACATCGACTTCTCGCAGCTGCCGCTCGGCGCGGCGAGGACGGAGCTCAGTCAGAGCCGGCAGATCATCGCCGGATGGAGCGGGAAGCCGGTGGAGTTCTTCGCGTATCCGGCCGGGCGGTTCACGCCGGCGCTCGGACGCCTGCTCGGCGACCTGGGATACCACGCGGCCGTCACCGAGGTCCCCGGCTTCGCCACGTCCGCGAGCCGGCCGTTTGCGCTCGAGCGCGTCCGCGTGGATCACGACGACTCGCCGGCCGCGTTCGCCCGCAAGCTGAACATTCCGCTGCCCTAA
- a CDS encoding ATP-binding protein, producing the protein MRILAVHTDSRPESLGIARRQVRDAMTRAGLGDETARDMEVAVGEALSNIYQHAYPGGIGAVSVEVIATATAITVVVRDDGDATAAPEIPRRLPPRTSPGGRGLYMIGRLANDVELRVNPAGHGVTARITARLKTPLGTAWGGEGNGPARKTAPQ; encoded by the coding sequence GTGCGCATCTTGGCCGTTCATACCGATAGCCGGCCCGAGTCGTTGGGCATTGCGCGGCGGCAGGTGCGGGACGCGATGACGCGCGCCGGGCTCGGCGATGAGACGGCGCGCGACATGGAAGTGGCGGTCGGCGAAGCCCTGTCCAACATCTATCAGCATGCCTACCCCGGCGGGATCGGCGCGGTCTCGGTCGAGGTGATCGCCACGGCGACCGCGATTACGGTTGTCGTCCGCGACGACGGTGACGCCACCGCCGCGCCGGAGATTCCCCGCCGGCTGCCCCCTCGGACCAGCCCAGGCGGCCGCGGCCTGTACATGATCGGCCGCCTCGCGAACGACGTCGAGTTGCGGGTGAATCCCGCGGGACACGGCGTGACGGCGCGGATCACGGCGCGCTTGAAGACACCCCTCGGGACCGCATGGGGCGGCGAGGGGAACGGGCCCGCGCGCAAGACCGCGCCGCAGTAA
- a CDS encoding CheR family methyltransferase: MSEELNPQLEQLLDYIKENRGFDFTAYKRAGLGRRIEKRMQILHLPGYAEYTEYLKAHPDEFTLLFNVILINVTEFFRDAPAWEYLATEIIPRILAGKAAHEHIRVWSAGCASGEEAYSAAMLFAEALGKPALLDRVKVYATDVDDEALATARLGRYSQQAVESVPRPLLEKYFVRDNDLWDFDRDVRRVVIFGRHDLLEDPPISRIDLLLCRNTLMYFTNESQRRVLARLHFAVRDGGYLLLGRAEMLLTHGNLFTPVDLKRRFFARVPQIQYLDRIAVAQAGNGKDNSHNDNDGGMADGAFELGPDVQIVLDAKGTLVLANERARTMLRLGPRARAPHFRELDLPADVLGLVEQTFGNASATRLTDMRLAEVVWTSATGDPAFYKVTLRPIREPSGAVDGVSIVLQDITDQRKLQEQLERSRHELETVSEELQSSNEELETTNEELQSTVEELETTNEELQSTNEELETMNEELQSTNEELHTMNSELRERSDDLNSVNGFLGSVLSGIRDGLIVVNRGGQITAWNPAAEELWGLRAAEVQGKAFFGLDIGLPVDQLGAAVRRGLNGESGLVTVHAVNRRGKNVSCSVVVTPLKSSTGEIQGAVLLMQAKGA; encoded by the coding sequence ATGAGCGAGGAGCTCAATCCGCAGCTCGAGCAGCTGCTCGACTACATCAAGGAGAACCGCGGGTTCGACTTCACCGCCTACAAACGCGCGGGCCTCGGCCGCCGCATCGAGAAGCGGATGCAGATCCTCCACCTCCCCGGGTACGCGGAGTACACCGAGTATCTGAAGGCGCATCCCGACGAGTTCACGCTCCTGTTCAATGTCATCCTGATCAACGTGACGGAGTTCTTCCGGGACGCGCCGGCGTGGGAGTATCTGGCCACGGAGATCATCCCGCGTATTCTCGCGGGGAAGGCGGCGCACGAGCACATCCGGGTGTGGAGCGCCGGCTGCGCGTCGGGCGAAGAGGCGTATTCCGCGGCCATGCTCTTCGCCGAGGCCCTGGGCAAACCGGCGCTGCTCGACCGGGTCAAGGTCTACGCCACGGACGTCGACGACGAGGCGCTGGCGACGGCTCGTCTGGGCCGGTATTCGCAGCAGGCCGTGGAGAGCGTGCCGCGGCCGCTGCTGGAGAAATACTTCGTCCGGGACAACGATCTCTGGGATTTCGACCGCGACGTCCGCCGCGTGGTCATCTTTGGGCGCCACGATCTCCTCGAGGACCCGCCGATTTCCCGGATCGATCTGCTGTTGTGTCGCAACACCTTGATGTACTTCACCAACGAATCCCAGCGGCGCGTGCTCGCGCGCCTGCACTTCGCGGTCAGGGACGGCGGGTATCTGTTACTGGGCCGCGCGGAGATGCTCCTCACGCACGGCAACCTCTTTACCCCCGTGGACCTGAAGCGCCGGTTCTTCGCGAGGGTGCCCCAGATCCAGTATCTCGACCGGATCGCGGTCGCGCAGGCCGGAAACGGCAAAGACAACAGCCACAATGACAACGACGGCGGAATGGCCGACGGCGCGTTCGAGCTCGGCCCCGACGTGCAGATCGTTCTCGACGCGAAAGGGACCCTCGTCCTGGCCAACGAGCGGGCTCGGACGATGCTGCGTCTCGGCCCGCGGGCCCGCGCCCCCCACTTCCGGGAGCTCGACCTGCCGGCCGACGTGCTCGGGCTCGTCGAACAGACCTTTGGCAACGCGTCGGCCACGCGCCTCACGGACATGCGGCTCGCCGAGGTGGTGTGGACGTCGGCGACCGGCGACCCGGCATTCTACAAGGTCACGCTGCGTCCGATCCGCGAGCCGTCGGGCGCCGTCGACGGGGTCAGCATCGTTCTGCAGGACATCACGGACCAGCGCAAGCTTCAGGAGCAGCTGGAGCGCTCGCGTCACGAGCTCGAAACCGTCTCGGAAGAGCTTCAGTCGTCCAACGAGGAGCTCGAAACGACAAACGAAGAGCTGCAGTCCACGGTGGAAGAGCTCGAGACGACGAACGAAGAGCTGCAGTCGACGAACGAGGAGCTCGAGACGATGAACGAGGAGCTCCAGTCGACGAATGAAGAGCTGCATACCATGAACAGCGAGCTGCGGGAGCGCAGCGACGATCTCAACTCCGTGAACGGGTTCCTCGGGTCGGTGCTGTCGGGGATCCGGGACGGTCTCATCGTCGTGAACCGCGGCGGTCAGATCACCGCCTGGAATCCCGCGGCCGAGGAGCTCTGGGGACTGCGCGCAGCGGAGGTGCAGGGCAAGGCGTTCTTCGGGCTCGACATCGGGCTGCCGGTCGATCAGCTCGGCGCGGCGGTTCGCCGCGGGCTGAACGGCGAATCGGGCCTGGTGACGGTGCACGCCGTCAACCGGCGCGGGAAGAACGTGTCCTGCAGCGTGGTCGTGACCCCGCTCAAGTCGTCCACCGGTGAGATCCAAGGCGCCGTGCTGTTGATGCAGGCAAAGGGCGCGTAA
- the lnt gene encoding apolipoprotein N-acyltransferase, with the protein MAVSAAAFALAFPPYDLGALAWVALIPLVAGVWRRPPRTVFWTGYAWGFAAFGGVLWWLTGFGFPVWVLAAALLAFAPAVALGAAAWAGAGSPRRMVLWIPVTWTAVEFLRGQGTLGLPWALLGESQHAALPVSQIAALTGVYGVTFLVTLANAAATLVLTRSAGLAPIALTAAAVAAALFYGSTALATPVRADTAVALVQPGYPARMTWNPTQAARDLAALNALTHDAAVSTGSGRSAVLVVWPETASPVGLAGNPRIRAIVGEWAARDRITLIATSLEGGLTNSAFAVAPDGAIIGRYDKHRLVPFAEAGEQAGRGPAVLPTPAGGLGVAICFESAFPEHARRAVRDGAALLAVLTNDAWFDGSAAPLQHAAIAPFRAIEERRFLLRAANAGPSEIIDPYGRVIASLPLGARGVLTGRVAPRGGLTWYARYGDVLAWAAVAASALAVGPRLAQFALEGGRGAAAARLGVASAVPLGALFVTEALARDLAGGSVGGTAWSPVLAGVPIPLPPLAVLVAAALLSLRRPAPEVGFGGGFIPAAAVSLAAVAALGGVAARAFTAHGGTMPLVPPPGGWWWGTVVQVLVVGLGFEWWLRGVVFAAATAWRGPVSAVGWPAALGALAQMPRGPEAVLWGLAAGTAFGLVRTRWPQVPALAIAHGLGAAFFGFLFGPW; encoded by the coding sequence GTGGCGGTCTCCGCCGCGGCGTTCGCGCTCGCGTTTCCTCCCTACGATCTCGGCGCGCTCGCCTGGGTCGCGCTCATCCCCCTCGTCGCGGGGGTGTGGCGCCGCCCGCCGCGGACCGTCTTTTGGACCGGCTACGCCTGGGGCTTCGCCGCGTTCGGCGGGGTCCTGTGGTGGCTCACGGGCTTTGGGTTTCCGGTATGGGTGCTGGCGGCCGCCCTGCTCGCGTTTGCGCCCGCCGTGGCCCTCGGCGCCGCCGCCTGGGCCGGCGCCGGCAGCCCGCGCCGCATGGTGCTGTGGATCCCAGTGACGTGGACCGCCGTCGAGTTTCTGCGCGGGCAGGGCACGCTGGGGCTTCCCTGGGCGCTTCTTGGAGAATCGCAGCACGCCGCGCTCCCCGTGAGCCAAATCGCAGCGCTGACCGGCGTCTACGGCGTGACCTTCCTGGTGACGCTCGCCAACGCCGCCGCAACACTCGTCCTCACACGGTCGGCCGGTCTCGCGCCCATCGCCCTGACCGCGGCGGCCGTGGCGGCCGCCCTCTTTTATGGAAGTACGGCGCTTGCGACCCCGGTCCGCGCCGACACCGCCGTCGCGCTCGTGCAGCCCGGGTACCCGGCCCGGATGACGTGGAACCCCACCCAGGCGGCGCGCGATCTTGCGGCCTTGAACGCGCTGACCCATGATGCCGCGGTGTCGACGGGCTCGGGCCGGAGCGCCGTGCTGGTTGTGTGGCCCGAGACCGCCTCGCCGGTCGGTCTGGCCGGAAATCCACGGATCCGTGCGATCGTGGGGGAGTGGGCCGCCCGCGATCGCATCACCTTGATCGCGACGAGCCTCGAGGGCGGACTCACCAATTCCGCCTTTGCCGTGGCGCCCGACGGCGCCATCATCGGACGGTACGACAAACACCGGCTCGTGCCGTTCGCCGAGGCAGGGGAACAGGCCGGGCGCGGGCCCGCCGTGCTGCCGACGCCGGCCGGCGGCCTCGGGGTCGCGATCTGCTTCGAGAGCGCGTTTCCCGAACACGCGCGGCGGGCCGTACGGGATGGGGCGGCGCTGCTGGCGGTCCTGACGAACGACGCGTGGTTCGACGGCAGCGCGGCCCCGCTTCAGCATGCCGCGATCGCGCCGTTCCGCGCGATCGAGGAGAGGCGGTTTCTCCTGCGCGCGGCCAACGCGGGACCGAGCGAGATTATCGATCCCTACGGCCGCGTGATCGCGAGCCTGCCGCTCGGCGCGAGGGGGGTGCTCACGGGCCGGGTGGCGCCGCGCGGCGGCCTGACGTGGTACGCGCGGTACGGTGACGTGCTCGCCTGGGCCGCCGTCGCCGCGTCCGCGCTCGCCGTTGGTCCGCGGCTCGCCCAGTTCGCCCTCGAAGGGGGGCGCGGCGCCGCGGCCGCGCGCCTCGGCGTCGCGAGCGCCGTCCCTCTCGGCGCACTGTTTGTCACCGAAGCGCTGGCTCGGGACCTCGCCGGCGGGTCCGTCGGCGGGACCGCTTGGTCGCCGGTCCTCGCGGGAGTGCCGATTCCCCTCCCGCCGCTGGCCGTCCTCGTCGCGGCCGCGCTGTTGAGTCTTCGGCGGCCGGCACCGGAGGTTGGGTTCGGGGGCGGGTTCATCCCCGCCGCGGCCGTCTCGCTCGCGGCCGTCGCTGCGCTCGGGGGGGTGGCCGCCCGCGCGTTCACGGCGCACGGGGGCACGATGCCCCTCGTCCCGCCCCCGGGCGGGTGGTGGTGGGGGACGGTGGTACAGGTGCTCGTCGTCGGATTGGGCTTCGAGTGGTGGCTTCGCGGCGTGGTGTTCGCCGCCGCGACGGCATGGCGCGGCCCTGTCTCGGCGGTCGGCTGGCCGGCCGCGCTGGGCGCGCTCGCGCAGATGCCCCGCGGCCCGGAAGCGGTGCTGTGGGGTCTCGCCGCGGGCACGGCCTTCGGTCTCGTGCGGACGCGCTGGCCGCAGGTGCCGGCGCTGGCGATTGCCCACGGCCTCGGCGCGGCGTTTTTTGGTTTTCTCTTCGGCCCGTGGTGA
- a CDS encoding transporter substrate-binding domain-containing protein has translation MGTRSRLMIAAAVFAAAACAPRAAVQSTPPLPAAPHPAVGGPSVAAVQRSGRLRVAADLSVPPLAFRDASGPRGFDVDLVGLVARALGVRVEITDTPAAAMREAFPPNADLAAGALFHGMTPGVATDPYGDASPAIVWGGKTPGSGLTALRGKRVAAALGSPGERLARDAGATLVTTYLTEQSLALVADGRVDAAIADGPQALGFVSGRAGLRTSAAGGPAVPLVLIARPDAADLAAYASAVIRELRSGGGLQQLRLRWHL, from the coding sequence CAGCCGCCTGATGATCGCCGCCGCCGTGTTTGCGGCGGCGGCCTGCGCGCCTCGGGCGGCGGTGCAGAGCACGCCGCCGCTGCCCGCGGCGCCGCATCCTGCCGTCGGGGGCCCGTCGGTGGCCGCGGTGCAGCGCAGCGGCCGCCTTCGGGTCGCCGCCGACCTTTCGGTTCCTCCGCTGGCGTTTCGCGACGCGTCGGGTCCCCGCGGGTTTGACGTGGATCTGGTCGGGCTGGTGGCCCGGGCGCTCGGCGTCCGCGTTGAGATCACCGATACGCCTGCCGCCGCGATGCGCGAGGCGTTTCCGCCGAACGCGGACCTCGCCGCCGGCGCGCTGTTCCACGGCATGACGCCGGGCGTCGCGACCGACCCGTACGGCGACGCCTCGCCGGCCATCGTCTGGGGCGGCAAGACGCCGGGAAGCGGCCTCACCGCGCTGCGCGGGAAGCGGGTCGCGGCCGCCCTCGGCAGTCCGGGAGAACGGCTGGCCCGCGACGCCGGCGCGACGCTCGTGACGACATATCTCACGGAGCAGAGCCTGGCGCTGGTCGCGGATGGGCGGGTCGACGCGGCAATCGCGGATGGACCGCAGGCGCTCGGGTTTGTTTCGGGAAGAGCCGGCCTGCGGACGTCCGCGGCCGGAGGCCCCGCGGTGCCCCTCGTGTTGATCGCGCGCCCGGACGCGGCGGACCTCGCCGCCTACGCGTCGGCGGTGATCCGCGAGTTGCGGTCGGGCGGCGGATTGCAGCAGTTGCGGCTCCGGTGGCATCTGTAG
- a CDS encoding STAS domain-containing protein, producing the protein MEPATRYAGLLSQVHRTRRRYVSLCYQFQEVRFTFARLRNDLRRTRLACDLAAPYAAVPDPPIYAFTRTAAGVVSIVRRPRITGGAGPAFLHCRTEPVPEGCVLCAEGEVDVATAPLFANAVAAAFRESRRVIVDLSRLGYLDGAGVHVLEDAAQAHGGRFVVVGSRPEIHRLFDILGLTNVLPVVATVDAARAYIRDQ; encoded by the coding sequence ATGGAACCCGCGACGCGGTACGCCGGACTCCTGAGCCAGGTGCACAGGACGCGGCGGCGCTACGTCTCCTTGTGCTATCAATTCCAGGAGGTCCGGTTCACCTTCGCGCGGCTGCGGAACGATCTTCGACGGACGCGCCTTGCATGTGATCTCGCCGCGCCCTACGCCGCCGTCCCGGATCCGCCAATCTACGCGTTCACCCGCACGGCGGCCGGCGTCGTGTCCATCGTCCGGCGGCCCCGCATCACCGGGGGCGCCGGACCGGCGTTTCTCCACTGCCGGACGGAGCCGGTGCCCGAAGGGTGCGTGCTCTGCGCGGAAGGCGAGGTGGACGTGGCGACGGCGCCGCTGTTCGCGAACGCCGTCGCGGCCGCCTTTCGCGAGAGCCGGCGGGTGATCGTCGATTTGAGCCGGCTGGGGTACCTCGACGGCGCCGGTGTCCACGTGCTCGAGGACGCGGCGCAGGCGCACGGGGGCCGGTTTGTCGTTGTCGGGTCGAGACCGGAGATCCACCGGCTGTTCGACATCCTCGGCCTCACCAACGTGCTGCCCGTCGTGGCCACGGTCGACGCGGCGCGCGCGTACATCCGCGATCAGTAG
- a CDS encoding ATP-binding protein, with the protein MRTFHLRTDSQPESLSSARRQVRRALAGAGLSVEAARDIEVAVGEALSNTYRHAYARGVGPVSVDVLATPDTLTVVVADEGPATVPPAIPLDLPPRSDAGGHGLYVVGRLAGSVEVGIGPAGHGVTVWITAQLRAPGEPPRARPDLETVAADLQTSSAEPTGPSEAIADEAADKKPERPED; encoded by the coding sequence ATGCGGACCTTCCACCTTCGCACGGACAGCCAGCCCGAGTCCCTGAGCAGCGCGCGACGACAGGTGCGCCGGGCGTTGGCCGGCGCGGGGCTGAGCGTCGAGGCGGCGCGCGACATCGAAGTTGCCGTCGGCGAGGCGCTGTCCAACACCTACCGGCATGCCTACGCCCGCGGCGTCGGTCCGGTCTCCGTGGACGTCCTTGCCACGCCGGATACGCTCACGGTCGTCGTGGCCGATGAGGGCCCGGCCACCGTACCCCCGGCGATTCCGCTCGACCTTCCTCCCCGATCCGATGCCGGCGGCCACGGCCTCTACGTGGTCGGCCGTCTTGCCGGCAGCGTCGAGGTCGGAATCGGTCCCGCGGGGCACGGCGTGACGGTGTGGATCACAGCGCAACTCCGCGCGCCGGGCGAGCCGCCGCGCGCCCGCCCGGACCTTGAAACGGTGGCCGCGGACTTGCAAACGTCGAGCGCAGAACCGACAGGGCCGAGCGAAGCGATTGCGGACGAGGCGGCGGACAAGAAACCGGAACGGCCCGAGGATTGA
- the secA gene encoding preprotein translocase subunit SecA: MLKLFQGLLGDHSEKIVKRFRDDLVPRVNALEADFAGLDDVRLREKIDELRDRAKGGESLDDLMPETFALVREAAKRTLGQRHHDVQLIGGAVLFSGKIAEMKTGEGKTLVATLPLVLNALEGRGGHLVTPNDYLSRIGAGWMGPIYHLLGLRVGVITHEFAGLYDPLFTDPAHADERLRHFRPVPRREAYQADITYGTNNEFGFDYLRDNMVLRPEDLAQRELHYAIVDEVDFILIDEARTPLIISGQVEQSVDLYYNFAKLIPRLVVERDYHVDEKLKTATLTEEGTTAFEGMLRIDNLTDPRHIELMHHAQQALRAHTLYHKDVEYVVKDGQVIIVDEFTGRLMFGRRYSDGLHQAIEAKEGVKIEKESQTLATITFQNYFRMYHRLAGMTGTAKTEEAELTQIYNLPVVAIPTNRPMIREDQADLVYKHEKAKVAAVADEIAESHRKGRPVLVGTRSIEKSEALSALLRRRGIPHQVLNAKYHEKEAEIIAQAGRAGAVTIATNMAGRGVDIILGGSPPDSQSADKVRALGGLHIVGTERHEARRIDNQLRGRAGRQGDPGSSRFYVALDDELMRLFAGERIAGIMERLGIEDDVPIEHGLVTRQIENAQKKVESYHFDVRKHVLEYDDVMNVQRRVIYAERRKVLHGEALRENILDFIERLVARVVETVCSGEVRPDEWDLDGLLEDVRTIVPLPAELTAESLRGLSADEIRERLGDAAMGAYEAKEQSIGPETMRELERLILLQTMDRKWIDHLYAMDALREGIGLRAYAQVSPLIEYQKEGFALFEQMKDEIQEETVKFLYLVEVQPAAAPALATTGRPGYRVTAESGGSSAAPGPGDRRARPTGQVPGNPAFAGRDGGQPAGAALAPIRVAKVGRNDPCPCGSGKKFKKCHGAPSAASPAGQSGRG; encoded by the coding sequence ATGCTGAAGCTGTTTCAGGGTCTGCTGGGGGATCACAGCGAGAAGATCGTCAAGCGCTTCCGTGACGATCTCGTCCCCCGGGTCAACGCGCTCGAGGCGGACTTCGCGGGCCTCGACGACGTCCGTCTCCGCGAGAAAATCGACGAACTGCGGGACCGGGCAAAGGGCGGAGAGTCCCTCGACGACCTCATGCCCGAGACGTTCGCGCTCGTGCGCGAGGCGGCCAAGCGGACGCTCGGCCAGCGCCACCACGACGTCCAGTTGATCGGCGGCGCCGTGCTGTTCAGCGGCAAGATCGCCGAGATGAAGACAGGCGAAGGCAAGACCCTCGTCGCGACGCTGCCGCTCGTGCTCAACGCGCTCGAAGGCCGCGGCGGGCACCTCGTCACGCCGAACGACTACCTGTCACGGATCGGCGCCGGGTGGATGGGGCCGATCTATCACCTGCTGGGCCTCCGGGTCGGCGTCATCACCCACGAGTTCGCCGGCCTCTACGACCCCTTGTTCACCGATCCGGCGCACGCGGACGAGCGCCTCAGGCACTTCCGGCCGGTGCCGCGCCGGGAGGCCTATCAGGCGGACATCACCTACGGCACCAACAACGAGTTCGGGTTCGACTATCTGCGCGACAACATGGTGCTCCGCCCCGAGGATCTCGCGCAGCGCGAGCTGCACTACGCGATCGTCGACGAGGTCGACTTCATCCTGATCGACGAGGCCCGCACGCCGCTCATCATCTCGGGCCAGGTGGAGCAGTCCGTCGACCTCTACTACAACTTCGCCAAGCTGATTCCACGGCTTGTCGTGGAGCGCGACTACCACGTCGACGAAAAACTCAAGACCGCCACGCTGACCGAAGAGGGCACGACCGCCTTCGAGGGGATGCTGCGGATCGACAACCTGACGGATCCACGCCACATCGAGCTGATGCACCACGCGCAGCAGGCGCTGCGCGCGCACACGCTCTACCACAAGGACGTCGAGTACGTCGTCAAAGACGGCCAAGTCATCATCGTCGACGAGTTCACGGGGCGTCTGATGTTCGGCCGCCGGTACAGCGACGGACTCCATCAGGCGATCGAGGCGAAAGAGGGCGTCAAGATCGAGAAAGAGAGCCAGACCCTCGCGACGATCACGTTCCAGAACTACTTCCGCATGTACCATAGGCTCGCCGGCATGACCGGCACGGCCAAGACGGAAGAGGCGGAGCTCACGCAGATCTACAACCTGCCCGTCGTGGCCATCCCGACCAACCGGCCGATGATCCGCGAAGATCAGGCCGACCTCGTCTACAAGCACGAGAAGGCGAAGGTCGCGGCGGTCGCCGACGAGATCGCGGAGAGCCACAGGAAGGGACGCCCCGTCCTCGTCGGCACGCGGTCCATCGAGAAGAGCGAGGCGCTCTCGGCGTTGCTGCGCCGGCGCGGCATTCCCCATCAGGTGCTGAACGCGAAGTACCACGAGAAGGAAGCGGAGATCATCGCCCAGGCCGGCCGGGCCGGGGCCGTCACGATCGCGACGAACATGGCGGGCCGCGGCGTGGACATCATCCTCGGCGGCAGCCCGCCGGATTCGCAGAGCGCGGACAAGGTCCGCGCGCTCGGCGGGCTGCACATCGTCGGCACGGAGCGGCACGAGGCCCGCCGGATCGACAACCAGCTGCGCGGCCGCGCGGGCCGGCAGGGCGATCCCGGGTCCTCCCGCTTCTACGTGGCGCTCGACGACGAGCTGATGCGCCTCTTCGCCGGCGAGCGGATTGCCGGCATCATGGAGCGCCTCGGCATCGAGGACGACGTGCCGATCGAGCACGGCCTCGTCACCCGGCAGATCGAGAACGCCCAGAAGAAGGTCGAATCGTATCACTTCGACGTCCGCAAGCATGTGCTCGAATACGACGACGTGATGAACGTGCAGCGGAGGGTGATCTACGCCGAACGGCGCAAGGTGCTGCACGGGGAGGCCCTGCGCGAGAACATCCTGGATTTCATCGAGCGCCTCGTAGCCCGCGTGGTCGAGACGGTCTGCTCCGGCGAGGTGCGGCCCGACGAGTGGGATCTCGACGGCCTGCTCGAGGACGTGCGCACGATTGTGCCGCTGCCGGCCGAGCTGACCGCGGAGTCGCTTCGCGGGTTGTCCGCGGACGAGATCCGGGAGCGGCTCGGCGACGCGGCGATGGGCGCCTACGAGGCGAAGGAGCAGTCGATCGGCCCGGAGACGATGCGGGAACTGGAGCGGCTCATCCTCCTCCAGACGATGGACCGCAAGTGGATCGACCACCTCTACGCGATGGACGCGCTGCGCGAGGGCATCGGGCTCCGCGCCTACGCCCAGGTGAGCCCGCTCATCGAGTATCAAAAGGAAGGGTTCGCGCTGTTCGAGCAGATGAAGGACGAGATCCAGGAAGAGACCGTCAAGTTCCTCTACCTGGTCGAAGTCCAGCCCGCTGCCGCCCCGGCGCTCGCCACGACCGGCCGGCCGGGCTACCGCGTGACCGCCGAGTCCGGCGGGTCGTCCGCGGCGCCGGGACCCGGCGACCGCCGCGCGCGGCCCACTGGGCAGGTGCCCGGCAACCCCGCCTTCGCCGGGCGGGACGGCGGACAGCCCGCGGGCGCCGCTCTCGCACCGATCCGCGTTGCCAAAGTCGGCCGCAACGATCCGTGTCCGTGCGGCAGCGGCAAAAAATTCAAGAAGTGTCACGGCGCTCCCAGCGCCGCGTCGCCGGCGGGCCAGTCCGGACGCGGATAG